A window from Sus scrofa isolate TJ Tabasco breed Duroc chromosome 2, Sscrofa11.1, whole genome shotgun sequence encodes these proteins:
- the SEMA6B gene encoding semaphorin-6B isoform X1 produces MEGWVPEGITTSRPDLAMQTLRALSPCPALLLLLLLLGGARGLFPEEPPPLSVAPRDYLNHYPVFVGSGPGRLTPAEGADDLNIQRVLRVNRTLFIGDRDNLYRVELEPPTSTELRYQRKLTWPSNPSDINVCRMKGKQEGECRNFVKVLLLRDESTLFVCGSNAFNPVCANYSMDTLQPLGDNISGMARCPYDPKHANVALFSEGMLFTATVTDFLAIDAVIYRSLGDRPTLRTVKHDSKWFKEPYFVHAVEWGSHIYFFFREIAMEFNYLEKVVVSRVARVCKNDVGGSPRVLEKQWTSFLKARLNCSVPGDSHFYFNVLRAVTGVVSLGGRPVVLAVFSTPSNSIPGSAVCAFDMTQVAAVFEGRFREQKSPESIWTPVPEDQVPRPRPGCCAAPGMQYNASSAFPDEILNFVKTHPLMDEAVPSLGHAPWIVRTLMRHQLTRVAVDVGAGPWGNQTVVFLGSEVGTVLKFLVWPNASTSGTTGPSVFLEEFETYRPDRCGRSGGGVETGQRLLSLELDVASGGLLAAFPRCVVRVPVARCQQYSGCMKNCIGSQDPYCGWAPDGSCIFLSPGTRATFEQDVSGASTSGLGDCTGLLRASLSEERAGLVSVNLLVTSSVAAFVVGAVVSGFSVGWYVGLRERRELARRKDKEAILAHGGGEAVLSVSRLGERRAGGPGGRSGSGAGGPGGPPEALLAPLMQNGWAKATLLQGGPHDLDSGLLPTPEQTPLPQKRLPTPHPHALGPRAWEHGHGHALLTASASSSLLLLAPARAPEPPPAPGEPAPDARLFTARPGRASHGDFPLTPHASPDRRRVVSAPTGPSDPSSASDGLPRPWSPPPTGSLRRPGTHGPPAAALRRTHTINSGEARPRGRHARPSTDLAHLLSYGGPDRTAPPVP; encoded by the exons ATGGAGGGCTGGGTTCCAGAGG GTATCACCACCAGTCGCCCTGACCTCGCCATGCAGACCCTGCGAGCGCTCTCTCCTTGCCCGGCCCTACTGCTCCTACTGCTGCTACTGGGAGGCGCCCGTGGCCTTTTCCCCGAGGAACCGCCGCCACTCAGCGTAGCCCCCAGGGACT ACCTGAACCACTATCCTGTGTTCGTGGGCAGTGGGCCAGGACGCCTGACCCCCGCAGAGGGCGCTGACGACCTCAACATCCAGCGGGTTCTGCGGGTCAACAGGACGCTGTTCATCGGGGATAG GGACAACCTGTACAGGGTGGAACTGGAGCCCCCCACGTCCACAGAACTGCGGTACCAGCGG AAGCTGACCTGGCCCTCCAACCCCAGCGATATCAACGTGTGTCGGATGAAGGGCAAGCAGGAG ggCGAGTGTCGAAATTTTGTAAAGGTGCTTCTACTTCGGGATGAATCCACCCTCTTCGTGTGTGGTTCCAATGCCTTCAACCCCGTGTGTGCCAACTACAGC ATGGACACACTGCAGCCCCTCGGGGACAACATCAGCGGCATGGCCCGCTGCCCATACGACCCCAAACATGCCAATGTCGCCCTTTTCTCTG AAGGGATGCTCTTCACGGCCACCGTGACCGACTTCCTAGCCATCGACGCTGTCATCTACCGCAGCCTCGGGGACCGGCCCACTCTCCGCACTGTGAAACACGACTCCAAGTGGTTCAAAG AGCCCTACTTTGTCCACGCGGTGGAGTGGGGCAGTCACATCTACTTCTTCTTCCGGGAGATCGCCATGGAGTTTAACTACCTGGAGAAG GTGGTGGTGTCCCGCGTGGCCCGGGTGTGTAAGAACGACGTGGGTGGCTCCCCTCGTGTGCTGGAGAAGCAGTGGACGTCTTTCCTGAAGGCACGGCTCaactgctctgtgcctggggACTCCCACTTCTACTTCAACGTGCTGCGGGCCGTCACGGGAGTGGTCAGCCTCGGGGGCCGGCCCGTGGTCCTGGCTGTTTTCTCCACGCCCAGCAACAG catCCCCGGCTCGGCCGTCTGCGCCTTTGACATGACTCAGGTGGCTGCCGTGTTTGAGGGGCGCTTCCGTGAGCAAAAGTCCCCTGAGTCCATCTGGACACCCGTGCCAGAGGACCAAGTTCCACGGCCCCG gcctgggTGCTGTGCAGCTCCTGGCATGCAGTACAATGCCTCCAGCGCCTTTCCCGATGAGATCCTCAACTTTGTCAAGACGCACCCCCTAATGGACGAGGCAGTGCCCTCGCTGGGCCATGCTCCCTGGATTGTTCGGACTCTGATGCG GCACCAGCTGACACGCGTGGCGGTAGATGTGGGCGCCGGCCCCTGGGGCAACCAGACTGTCGTCTTCCTGGGATCTGAGGTGGGCACCGTCCTCAAGTTTCTTGTCTGGCCCAATGCCAGCACCTCGGGCACCACAGGGCCCAGTGTCTTCCTGGAGGAGTTTGAGACCTACCGGCCGGACAG GTGTGGACGGTCTGGTGGCGGCGTTGAGACAGGGCAGCGGCTGCTGAGCCTGGAGCTGGACGTGGCCTCAGGTGGCCTGCTGGCAGCCTTCCCCCGCTGCGTGGTCCGAGTGCCTGTGGCGCGCTGCCAGCAGTACTCAGGATGCATGAA GAACTGTATTGGCAGTCAGGACCCCTACTGCGGGTGGGCCCCCGACGGTTCCTGCATCTTCCTCAGCCCCGGCACCAG AGCCACCTTTGAGCAGGATGTGTCCGGGGCAAGCACCTCAGGCTTAGGGGACTGCACAG GACTCCTGCGGGCCAGCCTGTCAGAGGAGCGCGCGGGGCTGGTGTCGGTGAACCTGCTGGTGACGTCGTCGGTGGCGGCCTTCGTGGTGGGCGCCGTGGTGTCCGGCTTCAGCGTGGGCTGGTACGTGGGGCTCCGCGAGCGGCGAGAGCTGGCCCGCCGCAAGGACAAGGAGGCCATCCTGGCGCATGGGGGCGGCGAGGCGGTGCTGAGCGTGAGCCGCCTGGGCGAGCGCCGGGCCGGCGGCCCCGGGGGCCGGAGCGGCAGCGGCGCCGGCGGGCCCGGGGGTCCCCCCGAGGCCCTGCTGGCGCCCCTGATGCAGAACGGGTGGGCCAAGGCCACGTTGCTGCAGGGCGGCCCCCACGACCTGGACTCGGGGCTGCTGCCCACACCCGAGCAGACGCCGCTGCCCCAGAAGCGCCTGCCCACCCCGCACCCGCACGCCCTGGGCCCCCGCGCCTGGGAGCACGGCCACGGCCACGCGCTGCTCACGGCCTCAGCCTCGTCCTCCCTCCTGCTGCTGGCCCCCGCCCGCGCCCCCGAGCCGCCCCCCGCGCCGGGCGAGCCGGCCCCCGACGCCCGCCTCTTCACCGCGCGGCCCGGCCGCGCCTCCCACGGCGACTTCCCGCTCACCCCCCACGCCAGCCCGGACCGCCGGCGGGTGGTGTCGGCGCCCACGGGCCCCTCGGACCCGAGCTCCGCCTCCGACGGCCTCCCGCGGCCCTGGAGCCCGCCGCCCACGGGCAGCCTCCGGAGGCCGGGCACGCACGGCCCTCCCGCCGCCGCCTTGCGCCGCACGCACACGATCAACAGCGGCGAGGCCCGGCCTCGCGGTCGCCACGCCCGGCCCAGCACGGACTTGGCCCACCTGCTCTCGTACGGGGGCCCGGACAGGACTGCGCCCCCCGTGCCCTAG
- the SEMA6B gene encoding semaphorin-6B isoform X2, producing the protein MQTLRALSPCPALLLLLLLLGGARGLFPEEPPPLSVAPRDYLNHYPVFVGSGPGRLTPAEGADDLNIQRVLRVNRTLFIGDRDNLYRVELEPPTSTELRYQRKLTWPSNPSDINVCRMKGKQEGECRNFVKVLLLRDESTLFVCGSNAFNPVCANYSMDTLQPLGDNISGMARCPYDPKHANVALFSEGMLFTATVTDFLAIDAVIYRSLGDRPTLRTVKHDSKWFKEPYFVHAVEWGSHIYFFFREIAMEFNYLEKVVVSRVARVCKNDVGGSPRVLEKQWTSFLKARLNCSVPGDSHFYFNVLRAVTGVVSLGGRPVVLAVFSTPSNSIPGSAVCAFDMTQVAAVFEGRFREQKSPESIWTPVPEDQVPRPRPGCCAAPGMQYNASSAFPDEILNFVKTHPLMDEAVPSLGHAPWIVRTLMRHQLTRVAVDVGAGPWGNQTVVFLGSEVGTVLKFLVWPNASTSGTTGPSVFLEEFETYRPDRCGRSGGGVETGQRLLSLELDVASGGLLAAFPRCVVRVPVARCQQYSGCMKNCIGSQDPYCGWAPDGSCIFLSPGTRATFEQDVSGASTSGLGDCTGLLRASLSEERAGLVSVNLLVTSSVAAFVVGAVVSGFSVGWYVGLRERRELARRKDKEAILAHGGGEAVLSVSRLGERRAGGPGGRSGSGAGGPGGPPEALLAPLMQNGWAKATLLQGGPHDLDSGLLPTPEQTPLPQKRLPTPHPHALGPRAWEHGHGHALLTASASSSLLLLAPARAPEPPPAPGEPAPDARLFTARPGRASHGDFPLTPHASPDRRRVVSAPTGPSDPSSASDGLPRPWSPPPTGSLRRPGTHGPPAAALRRTHTINSGEARPRGRHARPSTDLAHLLSYGGPDRTAPPVP; encoded by the exons ATGCAGACCCTGCGAGCGCTCTCTCCTTGCCCGGCCCTACTGCTCCTACTGCTGCTACTGGGAGGCGCCCGTGGCCTTTTCCCCGAGGAACCGCCGCCACTCAGCGTAGCCCCCAGGGACT ACCTGAACCACTATCCTGTGTTCGTGGGCAGTGGGCCAGGACGCCTGACCCCCGCAGAGGGCGCTGACGACCTCAACATCCAGCGGGTTCTGCGGGTCAACAGGACGCTGTTCATCGGGGATAG GGACAACCTGTACAGGGTGGAACTGGAGCCCCCCACGTCCACAGAACTGCGGTACCAGCGG AAGCTGACCTGGCCCTCCAACCCCAGCGATATCAACGTGTGTCGGATGAAGGGCAAGCAGGAG ggCGAGTGTCGAAATTTTGTAAAGGTGCTTCTACTTCGGGATGAATCCACCCTCTTCGTGTGTGGTTCCAATGCCTTCAACCCCGTGTGTGCCAACTACAGC ATGGACACACTGCAGCCCCTCGGGGACAACATCAGCGGCATGGCCCGCTGCCCATACGACCCCAAACATGCCAATGTCGCCCTTTTCTCTG AAGGGATGCTCTTCACGGCCACCGTGACCGACTTCCTAGCCATCGACGCTGTCATCTACCGCAGCCTCGGGGACCGGCCCACTCTCCGCACTGTGAAACACGACTCCAAGTGGTTCAAAG AGCCCTACTTTGTCCACGCGGTGGAGTGGGGCAGTCACATCTACTTCTTCTTCCGGGAGATCGCCATGGAGTTTAACTACCTGGAGAAG GTGGTGGTGTCCCGCGTGGCCCGGGTGTGTAAGAACGACGTGGGTGGCTCCCCTCGTGTGCTGGAGAAGCAGTGGACGTCTTTCCTGAAGGCACGGCTCaactgctctgtgcctggggACTCCCACTTCTACTTCAACGTGCTGCGGGCCGTCACGGGAGTGGTCAGCCTCGGGGGCCGGCCCGTGGTCCTGGCTGTTTTCTCCACGCCCAGCAACAG catCCCCGGCTCGGCCGTCTGCGCCTTTGACATGACTCAGGTGGCTGCCGTGTTTGAGGGGCGCTTCCGTGAGCAAAAGTCCCCTGAGTCCATCTGGACACCCGTGCCAGAGGACCAAGTTCCACGGCCCCG gcctgggTGCTGTGCAGCTCCTGGCATGCAGTACAATGCCTCCAGCGCCTTTCCCGATGAGATCCTCAACTTTGTCAAGACGCACCCCCTAATGGACGAGGCAGTGCCCTCGCTGGGCCATGCTCCCTGGATTGTTCGGACTCTGATGCG GCACCAGCTGACACGCGTGGCGGTAGATGTGGGCGCCGGCCCCTGGGGCAACCAGACTGTCGTCTTCCTGGGATCTGAGGTGGGCACCGTCCTCAAGTTTCTTGTCTGGCCCAATGCCAGCACCTCGGGCACCACAGGGCCCAGTGTCTTCCTGGAGGAGTTTGAGACCTACCGGCCGGACAG GTGTGGACGGTCTGGTGGCGGCGTTGAGACAGGGCAGCGGCTGCTGAGCCTGGAGCTGGACGTGGCCTCAGGTGGCCTGCTGGCAGCCTTCCCCCGCTGCGTGGTCCGAGTGCCTGTGGCGCGCTGCCAGCAGTACTCAGGATGCATGAA GAACTGTATTGGCAGTCAGGACCCCTACTGCGGGTGGGCCCCCGACGGTTCCTGCATCTTCCTCAGCCCCGGCACCAG AGCCACCTTTGAGCAGGATGTGTCCGGGGCAAGCACCTCAGGCTTAGGGGACTGCACAG GACTCCTGCGGGCCAGCCTGTCAGAGGAGCGCGCGGGGCTGGTGTCGGTGAACCTGCTGGTGACGTCGTCGGTGGCGGCCTTCGTGGTGGGCGCCGTGGTGTCCGGCTTCAGCGTGGGCTGGTACGTGGGGCTCCGCGAGCGGCGAGAGCTGGCCCGCCGCAAGGACAAGGAGGCCATCCTGGCGCATGGGGGCGGCGAGGCGGTGCTGAGCGTGAGCCGCCTGGGCGAGCGCCGGGCCGGCGGCCCCGGGGGCCGGAGCGGCAGCGGCGCCGGCGGGCCCGGGGGTCCCCCCGAGGCCCTGCTGGCGCCCCTGATGCAGAACGGGTGGGCCAAGGCCACGTTGCTGCAGGGCGGCCCCCACGACCTGGACTCGGGGCTGCTGCCCACACCCGAGCAGACGCCGCTGCCCCAGAAGCGCCTGCCCACCCCGCACCCGCACGCCCTGGGCCCCCGCGCCTGGGAGCACGGCCACGGCCACGCGCTGCTCACGGCCTCAGCCTCGTCCTCCCTCCTGCTGCTGGCCCCCGCCCGCGCCCCCGAGCCGCCCCCCGCGCCGGGCGAGCCGGCCCCCGACGCCCGCCTCTTCACCGCGCGGCCCGGCCGCGCCTCCCACGGCGACTTCCCGCTCACCCCCCACGCCAGCCCGGACCGCCGGCGGGTGGTGTCGGCGCCCACGGGCCCCTCGGACCCGAGCTCCGCCTCCGACGGCCTCCCGCGGCCCTGGAGCCCGCCGCCCACGGGCAGCCTCCGGAGGCCGGGCACGCACGGCCCTCCCGCCGCCGCCTTGCGCCGCACGCACACGATCAACAGCGGCGAGGCCCGGCCTCGCGGTCGCCACGCCCGGCCCAGCACGGACTTGGCCCACCTGCTCTCGTACGGGGGCCCGGACAGGACTGCGCCCCCCGTGCCCTAG
- the LRG1 gene encoding leucine-rich alpha-2-glycoprotein has product MEKGEATMSSWSPEGKQSPGSWEPHLCRILFLLLLFVVSAKGVTPDPNACLVFHSSNGSSISCQPPAKFPHYLPADTIYLATEFFNLTQMPADILQGIPNLQELHLSNNQLEDLSAKFLLPVPQLKVLDLTRNALKRLPPGLFKVSAALHTLVLKENRLDILDASWLRGLKALRHLDLSGNQLRTLPRKLLANFTDLHILDLGNNQLQTLPPDLLRGPLKLEWLHLEGNRLQVLEEGFLAPQPKLRYLFLNNNKLTTLAAGAFRGLQVLDMLDLSNNSLTSVPEGLWASLGKAAGNMKVGFDISGNPWICDQKLDDLYRWLVANEDKMFFQNNTHCAGPKALEGQTLLAVAASLEA; this is encoded by the exons ATGGAAAAGGGAGAGGCCACCATGTCCTCTTGGAGcccagaaggaaaacagag CCCAGGGAGCTGGGAACCCCATCTCTGTAGAAtcctcttcctgctgctgctaTTTGTGGTCTCAGCCAAGGGAGTCACCCCAGATCCCAACGCCTGCCTGGTATTCCACTCGAGTAATGGCAGCTCCATTTCCTGCCAACCACCTGCCAAATTCCCCCACTATCTCCCAGCTGACACCATTTACCTGGCCACAGAGTTCTTCAACCTGACTCAGATGCCTGCTGACATCCTCCAGGGCATCCCTAACCTCCAGGAACTGCACCTTTCCAACAACCAGCTGGAGGACCTTTCAGCCAAGTTCCTGCTGCCTGTGCCTCAGCTAAAGGTGCTCGATCTGACCCGCAACGCCCTGAAACGCCTGCCCCCTGGCCTCTTCAAGGTCTCGGCTGCCCTCCACACCCTGGTGCTGAAGGAAAACCGGCTAGACATTCTGGACGCCTCGTGGCTACGTGGCCTGAAAGCCCTCAGGCATCTGGACTTGTCAGGGAACCAGCTCCGGACACTGCCCCGCAAGCTGCTGGCCAACTTCACTGACCTGCACATCCTTGACCTTGGCAATAACCAGCTGCAGACTTTGCCCCCTGACCTCCTGAGGGGCCCCTTGAAGTTGGAATGGCTGCACCTTGAGGGCAATAGATTGCAGGTGCTCGAAGAGGGCTTTCTGGCGCCCCAGCCAAAACTGCGCTACCTTTTTCTAAACAACAACAAGCTGACCACGCTGGCAGCTGGTGCTTTCCGAGGTCTGCAGGTGCTGGACATGCTGGACCTCTCCAACAACTCACTGACCAGTGTTCCCGAGGGGCTCTGGGCATCCTTGGGAAAGGCTGCCGGCAACATGAAGGTTGGTTTTGACATCTCAGGGAACCCCTGGATCTGTGACCAGAAACTAGATGACCTCTATCGGTGGCTTGTGGCCAACGAAGACAAGATGTTTTTCCAGAACAACACTCACTGTGCTGGCCCCAAAGCCTTGGAGGGCCAGACGCTCCTGGCAGTGGCTGCGTCTCTTGAGGCCTAG